The sequence below is a genomic window from Campylobacter concisus.
CTTAAAATTTAGCAAAGGGGATATGTCTCAAGAAGATGTGACTTTTGTTAAGGGTGATCTTATGTTTCCTGATGTTGTAAATTTAAAGGAGCAAAAGTCTTATTTGGCTGAAGAAAAAAAGGTAATCGCAGAAAAAGCAGCGCTTGATTTAGTAAAATCCCTAGCTAAAATTTATAAAAATGAAGACAAGGCAAATGTTATAACTCTTGGCAATGATAGCAAAAAGCCAACTCTTATCATGTTCTCAGATCCTGAATGCCCATATTGTAGAGCCGAGCTAGCAAAGATCGAAACGACATTAAAAGACAATAACGTTGAAATCATCCTAACTCCAGTACATGAACTATCGTCTTTGCAAAAAAGTGCTTTGATCTATAAAGATATAAAAAATGCAAAAAGTGATAGCGATAAGGTTAAAATTTTAAGAAAGTATTTCTCTGAAGATTATAACGTAGATGAAAAAAATGTTGGCAAAGAAGAGAGCGACAAGATTGATACTTTACGTAAAAAATATTTCTCTGCCGGCGTTAGATCAGTGCCATTTATAATAAATAAAAGTGATCTAAAATAACCTTTTCTAGGGAGCTCTCCCTAGAATTTATACTTTAAATTAGCCTTTCTCTCAAAATTCATAAAAGTTAAAATATTAAATATATTTTCTTATATTTTTAACAATAACTTAACATATTTAATTAAAGCTTTATATTTACTTTGATTATCTTGCAATTATGCTAAATTTACCGAGTTTAAATCTAGGCTATAAAAAGCCCTGAAATAGGCCTTGCAATATTTTAGAATTTCTAAAGTTGCAAATTGTGAAGACCAATCAAACCAAATTCTCAAATTTTTAAGTTTGAGAGCTAAGGAGAAAAAATGCAAGGATCAAGAAGAGATTTTCTAAAAAAATCTCTAAAAGTCGGTGCTGCCGGCGGTGTACTCGCAGTCTCAGCCGTAGCAAAAGTGACTAGTGACGACTTAGCTCCTGATGACAATGGTGTCGTCGTTGGCAAGTCAAACAAAAAAGAGGTGCTTTATAAAAAAAGCAAGAACTGGGAAACCTACTATAAAATCGCATACTAAGGGAGAAAACCATGAGTGATGCACGTATAGGAAGACGTTCATTTTTAAAGCTAGCCGCACTTGGTGCTGGAAGCACAATGGCTTTTGGAGAAAATGAAACGATAAGAAAAGCAAGTGATGAGGAGATAAAAAATCCTTTCCCTGGCTCAAAAAAGGTTAGAACGATTTGTTCTATTTGCTCAGCAGGCTGTGGTATCGAGGCTGAGGTAAAAGATGGTGTTTGGGTTCGTCAAGATATGGCGATGCATCATCCGATATCTCAGGGCTCACACTGCTCAAAAGGTATCGATCAGATCGACCTTACACACAGTAAACAACGTATCAAATATCCTATGAAAAAAGTTGATGGTAAATGGCAAAGAATTTCATGGGATCAAGCTGTAAATGAGATCGGCGATAAGATGCTTCAGATCCGCAAAGAAGATGGCCCTGATAGTGTTGTTTTCTTAGGATCTGCGAAATTTAACAATGAGCAAGCATATTACTTTAGAAAATTTTGTGCATTTTGGGGTACAAACAGTAACGATCACGTAGCAAGAATTTGACATAGCGCAACAGTCGCCGGTGTGGCGAATACTTGGGGTTATGGCGCGATGACAAACCACTTTGGAGATATGGCTGCGAACTCAAAATGTATATTTATCATTGGAGCAAACCCAGCTGTGGCAAACCCAGTTGGTGGCATGAAGCACACTTTACAAGCAAAAGATAGAAACAATGCAAAAGTAATTGTAGCTGATCC
It includes:
- a CDS encoding thioredoxin domain-containing protein, translating into MKKVVLASILAATSLMAASDKQIEDFYSEVFKNQNIDGVNVKVVERTKILDDIEKVSLKFSKGDMSQEDVTFVKGDLMFPDVVNLKEQKSYLAEEKKVIAEKAALDLVKSLAKIYKNEDKANVITLGNDSKKPTLIMFSDPECPYCRAELAKIETTLKDNNVEIILTPVHELSSLQKSALIYKDIKNAKSDSDKVKILRKYFSEDYNVDEKNVGKEESDKIDTLRKKYFSAGVRSVPFIINKSDLK
- a CDS encoding twin-arginine translocation signal domain-containing protein, whose protein sequence is MQGSRRDFLKKSLKVGAAGGVLAVSAVAKVTSDDLAPDDNGVVVGKSNKKEVLYKKSKNWETYYKIAY